The Methanoculleus marisnigri JR1 genome window below encodes:
- a CDS encoding indolepyruvate ferredoxin oxidoreductase subunit alpha, whose amino-acid sequence MAFALHINMERCTGCNNCVVACPVDALELYTEDPATKEKIYKVRDGKAVILDFNSELCAGCGVCVQACPYGVIKLVGPWESRAKTRKVEA is encoded by the coding sequence ATGGCATTTGCATTGCACATCAATATGGAACGATGTACAGGCTGCAACAACTGCGTGGTGGCATGTCCGGTCGACGCTCTCGAGCTCTACACTGAAGATCCAGCAACCAAGGAGAAGATCTACAAGGTCAGAGACGGCAAGGCCGTCATCCTTGATTTCAACTCAGAGCTCTGCGCCGGCTGCGGCGTATGCGTCCAGGCATGCCCCTATGGAGTCATCAAGCTTGTAGGACCGTGGGAAAGCCGGGCAAAGACCCGAAAAGTGGAAGCCTAG
- a CDS encoding formylmethanofuran dehydrogenase subunit B codes for MTKTVTDVICPFCGTLCDDLEVVVSDDGEELLEVYNACAIGAEKFLHSQAKDRITRPRMRQEDGSWKEISYDEAIEYTARMLTEAKKPLMYGWSSTNCEAQAVGSEIGEAVGAVMDNTATVCHGTSLIAVQDIGIPSCTLGEVKNRADRILFWGCNPAHAHPRHMSRYSIFPRGFFTGKGHAGRKMIVVDPRPTDTASMADVHLQIEQGRDYELLNALRVAFKGEKLPDVVAGIPKEKIYEVAETLKSGRFAIIFFGMGVTQSLGKNHNIDEAIAVTRDLNEYTKAAIMPMRGHYNVTGSGQVWGWLFGFPYAVDLSRGFARYNPGETTSNDLLRRDEVDAVFVLGSDPGAHFPFSSVKKIYNRPSVVIDPHETPTTEVCKVHVPVAFVGVEVGGCAYRMDNVPIETRKVVEPPEGMMTDEEFLKRVLGRVKEIQGV; via the coding sequence ATGACCAAGACTGTAACCGACGTTATCTGCCCGTTCTGCGGAACCCTCTGCGACGACCTCGAGGTCGTCGTCAGCGATGACGGAGAAGAGCTCCTCGAGGTCTACAACGCCTGCGCCATAGGTGCCGAGAAGTTCCTCCACTCCCAGGCAAAAGACCGTATCACCCGCCCCCGCATGCGGCAGGAGGACGGGTCATGGAAAGAGATCTCCTACGACGAGGCAATCGAGTATACCGCACGGATGCTCACCGAAGCAAAGAAGCCCCTGATGTACGGCTGGAGCTCCACGAACTGTGAAGCACAGGCCGTCGGCTCCGAGATCGGTGAGGCCGTGGGAGCGGTCATGGACAACACGGCAACCGTCTGCCATGGAACATCCCTTATCGCAGTTCAGGATATCGGTATTCCAAGCTGCACGCTCGGCGAGGTCAAGAACCGTGCCGACCGGATCCTCTTCTGGGGATGCAACCCGGCACACGCCCACCCGCGGCACATGTCCCGCTACTCGATCTTCCCCCGCGGATTCTTCACCGGTAAGGGCCATGCGGGCCGTAAGATGATCGTCGTCGACCCGCGCCCCACCGACACCGCGAGCATGGCGGACGTCCACCTGCAGATCGAGCAGGGGCGCGACTACGAGCTCCTGAACGCGCTCCGCGTGGCGTTTAAGGGTGAGAAACTCCCCGACGTCGTCGCGGGAATCCCGAAAGAGAAGATCTACGAGGTCGCCGAGACGCTCAAGAGCGGCCGTTTCGCGATCATCTTCTTCGGCATGGGCGTGACCCAGTCGCTCGGGAAGAACCACAACATCGACGAGGCTATCGCGGTCACCCGTGACTTAAACGAGTACACGAAAGCAGCCATCATGCCGATGCGCGGGCACTACAACGTCACCGGCTCCGGCCAGGTCTGGGGCTGGCTCTTCGGGTTCCCCTATGCAGTGGACCTCTCCCGGGGATTCGCCCGCTACAACCCCGGCGAGACGACCTCAAACGACCTGCTCCGCAGGGACGAGGTGGACGCCGTCTTTGTCCTCGGAAGCGACCCCGGCGCACACTTCCCGTTCAGCTCAGTGAAGAAGATCTACAACCGTCCGTCGGTCGTTATCGACCCCCACGAGACCCCGACCACCGAGGTTTGCAAGGTCCACGTTCCCGTCGCCTTCGTCGGCGTCGAGGTGGGCGGGTGCGCATACCGGATGGACAACGTGCCGATTGAGACCAGGAAGGTCGTCGAGCCCCCGGAGGGCATGATGACCGACGAGGAATTCCTGAAACGCGTTCTTGGACGCGTCAAGGAGATCCAGGGGGTGTAA
- a CDS encoding molybdopterin dinucleotide binding domain-containing protein: MAIRVNLITGRTIQQGVSMEAGKEKPAYTTACGIIELDPADFKKLGVYRNTNVRVTSSYGSVIVKAVDATQGPHPGVAYIPMGPWANMVVNPNTYSTGMPTFKGTPVEVEVAKNEPVLGSLELVRKGCRGELA; encoded by the coding sequence ATGGCAATCAGAGTGAATTTGATCACGGGTCGCACGATCCAGCAGGGGGTGTCCATGGAGGCGGGGAAGGAAAAACCCGCCTACACCACTGCCTGCGGGATCATCGAACTCGACCCGGCGGACTTTAAGAAGCTGGGAGTTTACCGCAACACGAACGTACGCGTCACCAGCAGTTACGGCAGTGTCATCGTCAAGGCGGTCGATGCAACCCAGGGTCCTCACCCGGGTGTGGCATACATACCGATGGGGCCATGGGCAAACATGGTGGTCAATCCGAACACCTACTCGACCGGCATGCCAACGTTTAAGGGTACGCCTGTTGAGGTGGAAGTCGCCAAAAACGAACCCGTCCTCGGCTCACTGGAACTGGTGCGCAAGGGATGCAGGGGTGAGCTGGCATGA
- the fhcD gene encoding formylmethanofuran--tetrahydromethanopterin N-formyltransferase has protein sequence MELNGVTIDDTYAEAFPTWVARPIITAVTEEWAYKAAVEAVGFATSTIGCPAEAGIDCFVSPDETPDGRPGYAIMICASKKKLKEQVVERLAECVLTAPTTAVFDGLSDVVAEVPEKLPVKLHFFGDGYEEKREVGGRTVWAIPIMEGEYIGEEEFGAVKGVAGGNFFIMGENQMAALTAAQAAVDAISGVCGVITPFPGGIVASGSKVGSNKYKFMGASTNEAYCPTLRDKVENSKVPEGVKAIYELVIDGVDEDSIKTAMAEGIRAATRVPGVKFISAGNFGGSLGPFKFELKDVLAEYL, from the coding sequence ATGGAACTGAATGGCGTTACTATCGATGATACCTATGCAGAGGCGTTCCCGACCTGGGTGGCGCGGCCCATCATTACCGCGGTCACCGAGGAATGGGCGTACAAGGCGGCAGTGGAGGCCGTAGGGTTTGCCACCTCGACCATCGGGTGTCCGGCGGAGGCGGGTATCGACTGCTTCGTCTCCCCCGACGAGACCCCGGACGGCCGCCCCGGCTACGCGATCATGATCTGTGCGAGCAAGAAGAAGCTCAAGGAGCAGGTCGTGGAGCGTCTCGCCGAGTGCGTCCTCACCGCCCCGACGACGGCGGTCTTCGACGGTCTTTCGGACGTCGTCGCCGAGGTCCCGGAGAAACTCCCGGTCAAGCTTCACTTCTTCGGTGACGGCTACGAGGAGAAGCGCGAGGTCGGCGGCAGGACTGTCTGGGCCATCCCGATCATGGAGGGTGAGTATATCGGCGAGGAGGAGTTCGGCGCCGTCAAGGGTGTTGCAGGCGGCAACTTCTTCATCATGGGCGAGAACCAGATGGCCGCCCTGACGGCCGCCCAGGCGGCGGTCGACGCAATCAGCGGCGTCTGCGGTGTCATCACGCCCTTCCCCGGCGGCATCGTCGCGAGCGGCTCGAAGGTCGGCAGCAACAAGTACAAGTTCATGGGCGCAAGCACGAACGAGGCCTACTGCCCGACCCTCCGAGATAAGGTCGAGAACAGCAAGGTTCCCGAGGGCGTCAAGGCCATCTACGAGCTCGTCATCGACGGCGTCGACGAGGACTCGATCAAGACCGCGATGGCCGAGGGCATCCGGGCGGCGACCAGGGTGCCGGGCGTGAAGTTCATCAGCGCCGGGAACTTCGGCGGCAGCCTCGGGCCGTTCAAGTTCGAGCTGAAGGACGTCCTGGCTGAGTATCTCTAA
- a CDS encoding 4Fe-4S binding protein — protein MALFPKYSKTRDGQNVVMEQRLLKAVNNLILNAETCTGCGICVDACPEEAIVLGPVGATRRGAIDYAEPVDVNPEKCSYCGVCVVMCPFNAMTLKIDGEERLPILEQEGFPTYDMVTTIDEEKCDRCTICEEVCPRDAINRDVPAFEGGDEAGKPRETALQTRTTFTVDTEKCDVCGICGELCPSITVVRKPANPETGKVEGDVQWEETTCDGCTICVEACPQDAITLEREVISSKLPGKVDIEQDNCCTCTWCVQSCPQEAITVEKIFEGDLEIHPEKCPGGCSTCVEVCPCNALYLPSPLPAKDMKGEIEANIAINKDFCILCGACVNACPSEDALVLRRTGIRMQEKDSDLFKKIKEKLLTPRTSRVKETAPGEVEVKVLGEAEEA, from the coding sequence ATGGCACTGTTTCCAAAGTATTCCAAAACGCGGGATGGCCAGAACGTCGTCATGGAGCAGAGACTCCTGAAGGCGGTCAACAACCTGATCCTGAACGCCGAAACCTGTACGGGCTGCGGCATCTGTGTCGACGCCTGCCCGGAAGAGGCAATCGTTCTCGGACCCGTCGGTGCGACCCGGCGCGGGGCAATCGACTACGCAGAACCCGTCGACGTCAACCCTGAGAAGTGTTCGTATTGTGGCGTTTGTGTCGTCATGTGCCCCTTCAATGCGATGACACTCAAGATCGACGGGGAGGAGCGCCTCCCGATCCTTGAGCAGGAGGGATTCCCCACCTACGACATGGTCACAACGATCGACGAGGAGAAGTGCGATCGGTGCACCATCTGTGAGGAAGTCTGCCCGAGGGACGCCATCAACCGCGACGTCCCCGCATTCGAAGGCGGCGACGAAGCGGGCAAACCGCGCGAGACCGCACTGCAGACCAGGACAACGTTTACCGTCGACACCGAGAAGTGCGACGTCTGCGGCATCTGCGGCGAACTCTGTCCGAGCATCACCGTCGTTCGCAAGCCCGCGAACCCCGAGACCGGCAAGGTCGAAGGGGATGTCCAGTGGGAAGAGACCACCTGCGACGGATGCACGATCTGTGTCGAGGCCTGCCCCCAGGATGCGATCACCCTCGAGCGCGAGGTCATCAGCAGCAAGCTGCCCGGCAAGGTCGACATCGAGCAGGACAACTGCTGCACCTGTACATGGTGCGTCCAGTCCTGCCCACAGGAGGCAATCACCGTCGAGAAGATCTTCGAGGGAGATCTCGAGATCCACCCCGAGAAGTGCCCCGGCGGCTGCTCGACCTGTGTCGAGGTCTGCCCCTGCAACGCGCTCTACCTGCCCTCCCCCCTCCCTGCAAAGGATATGAAGGGAGAGATCGAGGCCAACATCGCCATCAACAAGGACTTCTGTATCCTCTGCGGTGCCTGTGTCAACGCCTGCCCGAGCGAGGATGCACTCGTCCTGCGGCGGACGGGTATCCGGATGCAGGAGAAAGATTCTGACCTCTTCAAGAAGATCAAGGAGAAGCTGCTTACCCCGAGGACGTCGAGAGTGAAAGAGACCGCCCCCGGAGAAGTCGAGGTCAAAGTTCTGGGAGAAGCAGAAGAGGCGTGA
- a CDS encoding hydrogenase iron-sulfur subunit, which produces MADENWKPKIIAIICNWCSYAGADLAGGARIQYPPDIRAVRVMCTGRIDPLFILKAFQDGADGVLVSGCHFGDCHYLEGNFKAAKRMFLLKSVLKNIGLDDKRLRMTFVSASEGAKWGTVMTDVVTTINELGPSPLKEFAR; this is translated from the coding sequence ATGGCAGACGAGAACTGGAAACCCAAGATCATCGCCATCATCTGCAACTGGTGTTCCTACGCCGGTGCAGACCTTGCTGGCGGCGCCCGCATTCAGTATCCGCCCGACATCCGCGCAGTCCGCGTGATGTGCACGGGCAGGATCGATCCCCTCTTCATCCTGAAGGCATTCCAGGATGGGGCGGACGGCGTGCTCGTCTCCGGCTGTCACTTCGGCGACTGCCACTACCTTGAGGGCAACTTTAAGGCAGCCAAGAGGATGTTCCTCTTGAAGAGTGTCCTCAAGAACATCGGCCTTGACGACAAGCGTCTCAGAATGACCTTCGTCTCCGCATCCGAGGGTGCGAAGTGGGGAACGGTCATGACGGACGTCGTCACGACCATCAACGAGCTCGGCCCGAGCCCGCTCAAAGAGTTTGCCAGATAA
- the hdrC gene encoding CoB--CoM heterodisulfide reductase subunit C, translating into MAVKKDYKDQKLAEKLRDRKYYIPDSNPEFIKEVEKIGQTAAHMCYQCGTCTGSCPSAPRSSYRIRLFMRKAILGLEEEILTDPDLWLCTTCYSCTDRCPRDLAPTDAIMAMRNLAARRDIVPRNFLQTVQLIYKSGHGVPNNDANRAARKKLGLEEEPETTHKYPEYLPGIRKIIDHYGLKDRADKILSEGE; encoded by the coding sequence ATGGCAGTAAAGAAAGACTATAAAGACCAGAAACTCGCTGAGAAACTCCGGGACAGGAAGTATTACATTCCTGACAGCAACCCCGAGTTCATCAAAGAAGTTGAGAAGATCGGGCAGACGGCCGCCCACATGTGCTACCAGTGCGGCACCTGCACCGGTTCGTGCCCCTCGGCACCCCGGAGTTCGTACCGCATCCGGCTGTTCATGCGCAAGGCAATCCTCGGTCTCGAGGAAGAGATCCTTACCGACCCGGACCTCTGGCTCTGCACGACCTGTTACAGCTGCACCGACCGGTGCCCCCGCGACCTCGCGCCGACCGACGCGATCATGGCGATGAGGAACCTCGCGGCACGGCGCGACATCGTTCCGCGCAACTTCCTCCAGACCGTCCAGTTGATCTACAAGAGCGGCCACGGCGTCCCGAACAACGACGCGAACCGCGCGGCCAGGAAGAAGCTGGGACTCGAGGAGGAGCCTGAGACGACGCACAAGTACCCCGAGTACCTGCCCGGCATCAGGAAGATCATAGACCACTACGGACTGAAGGATCGCGCAGACAAGATTCTGTCGGAGGGAGAGTGA
- the hdrB gene encoding CoB--CoM heterodisulfide reductase subunit B, whose translation MSGNNHQYAFFLGCIAPNRYPGIEAAAIRTSKNVGIDLLPLKGASCCPAPGAFGSIDLNIWYAMAARNVVLAEQMGMDITLICNGCYKSIYEVNEKLKHNDELRDGVNEVLKEIDMEFKGTIDVWHLAELYYDPKIVGVKKIAESVKRPLTGAKIAVHYGCHLMKPGKERHFGDTENPMWIEELVAALGAEPVQYRNKMQCCGAGGGVRGYDLTHALDITNEKLINLQEVGADALTEVCPFCQLQYDRGQVEIQDKFGITWGLPVLHYNELLGLAQGMNPDELALDLHAIDVEPFLKKIL comes from the coding sequence ATGAGCGGAAACAACCACCAGTACGCATTCTTCCTCGGGTGCATCGCCCCGAACCGGTACCCCGGCATCGAGGCGGCGGCCATCCGGACCAGCAAGAACGTCGGCATCGACCTCCTGCCCCTGAAGGGCGCAAGCTGCTGCCCGGCACCGGGTGCGTTCGGTTCGATCGACCTGAACATCTGGTATGCGATGGCAGCCAGAAACGTCGTCCTCGCTGAACAGATGGGCATGGACATCACCCTGATCTGCAACGGGTGCTACAAGTCGATCTATGAAGTCAACGAAAAACTGAAGCACAACGACGAACTCCGCGACGGAGTCAACGAGGTGCTCAAAGAGATCGACATGGAGTTCAAGGGGACCATCGACGTCTGGCACCTCGCCGAGCTCTACTACGACCCCAAGATCGTGGGCGTCAAGAAGATTGCAGAAAGCGTCAAGCGCCCCCTGACCGGCGCGAAGATCGCCGTCCACTACGGCTGCCACCTGATGAAACCCGGCAAGGAACGGCACTTCGGCGACACCGAGAACCCGATGTGGATCGAAGAACTCGTCGCCGCTCTCGGAGCCGAGCCCGTCCAGTACCGCAACAAGATGCAGTGCTGCGGTGCCGGCGGCGGTGTCCGTGGGTACGACCTGACGCATGCGCTCGACATCACGAACGAAAAACTGATCAACCTGCAGGAAGTGGGCGCGGATGCGCTGACCGAGGTCTGTCCGTTCTGCCAGCTCCAGTACGACAGAGGACAGGTCGAGATCCAGGACAAGTTCGGCATCACCTGGGGACTCCCGGTCCTGCACTACAACGAACTCCTGGGACTGGCTCAGGGCATGAACCCGGACGAGCTTGCACTCGACCTTCATGCCATCGATGTTGAGCCGTTCCTGAAGAAGATCCTGTGA
- a CDS encoding CoB--CoM heterodisulfide reductase iron-sulfur subunit A family protein has translation MAEVKNKEARIGVFVCHCGTNIAGTIDVEAVKEYARTIPNVVVADNYAYMCSTPGQNMIADAIKEHNLTGVVVAACTPRLHEPTFRNATAAGGLNPFRFEMANIRDQNSWVHMHQPEEATDKAKDAIRIAVAKASLLEDLIPKSVPVEKAAMVVGGGVGGMQAALDLANAGIKTYLVEKNPTIGGRMSQLDKTFPTLDCSQCILTPKMVDVYRNENIELLTYTEVESVEGYIGNFDVTLRKKARGVLTPAEAEARGIVGGGCTGCGDCATVCPVIKPNPFELGMAPRKAVYIYHPQVSPLIYTVDFDACVKCGLCVEACGEKKAIDLEAEDELITVKVGTAILATGYDIFPIEKKFEWGYKNYDNVITSLEFERLICASGPTGGHLIRPSDGDTPKRIAFVLCAGSRDNTGVGKPYCSRFCCMYSLKHAHQIIEKIPGAVPYIFYMDIRSFGKMYEEFYYRIQNEGAKFIRGRVANITEDPVTKNLHVNAEDTLLGRPIDMEVDMVVLAAAIEPAAETEKTRRLFGVSCSQDGWLLEAHPKLNPCGTTTAGVYLAGVCQGPKDIPDTVAQAEGAASAASIPIHRGEVELEPYFAVCLEDKCAGCGLCVNQCPYSALSLVEKDGRTVMQVTEAKCKGCGTCGGFCPGGAIWMQHFATPQIVAQIDAFLLGGEQ, from the coding sequence ATGGCAGAAGTCAAGAACAAAGAGGCAAGAATTGGCGTTTTTGTGTGCCACTGTGGTACCAACATCGCGGGCACCATCGACGTCGAGGCAGTAAAGGAATACGCCAGGACGATCCCGAACGTTGTCGTCGCCGACAATTACGCGTATATGTGCTCGACCCCCGGTCAGAACATGATCGCGGATGCCATCAAGGAGCACAACCTGACCGGAGTCGTCGTCGCGGCCTGTACGCCCCGTCTGCACGAGCCCACATTCCGTAACGCGACCGCGGCGGGTGGCCTGAACCCCTTCCGGTTCGAGATGGCGAACATCCGTGACCAGAACTCGTGGGTGCACATGCACCAGCCCGAAGAGGCCACCGACAAGGCGAAAGATGCAATCCGGATCGCCGTAGCGAAGGCGTCCCTGCTCGAAGACCTCATCCCGAAGAGCGTCCCCGTGGAGAAAGCGGCGATGGTCGTCGGCGGTGGTGTCGGCGGCATGCAGGCAGCACTCGACCTTGCGAACGCAGGCATCAAGACCTACCTCGTGGAGAAGAACCCCACGATCGGCGGCAGGATGTCCCAGCTCGACAAGACCTTCCCGACGCTGGACTGCTCGCAGTGTATCCTGACCCCGAAGATGGTGGATGTCTACCGGAACGAGAACATCGAACTCCTCACCTACACCGAGGTCGAGTCGGTCGAGGGCTACATCGGCAACTTCGACGTGACCCTCCGGAAGAAGGCACGCGGTGTCCTCACCCCGGCCGAGGCGGAAGCCCGCGGTATCGTCGGCGGCGGCTGTACCGGTTGCGGCGACTGTGCAACGGTCTGCCCGGTCATCAAGCCGAACCCGTTCGAGCTCGGCATGGCACCGAGGAAGGCAGTCTACATCTACCACCCGCAGGTCTCCCCGCTGATCTACACCGTCGACTTCGACGCCTGCGTCAAGTGCGGTCTCTGTGTCGAGGCATGCGGTGAGAAGAAGGCGATCGACCTCGAGGCAGAGGACGAACTCATCACCGTCAAGGTCGGTACCGCCATCCTTGCCACGGGATATGATATCTTCCCCATCGAGAAGAAGTTCGAGTGGGGTTACAAGAACTACGACAACGTCATCACGTCGCTCGAGTTCGAGCGGCTGATCTGTGCGTCCGGCCCGACCGGCGGCCACCTCATCCGCCCGAGCGACGGCGACACCCCGAAGCGGATCGCGTTCGTGCTCTGTGCAGGCTCCCGTGACAACACCGGCGTCGGCAAGCCGTACTGCTCGCGGTTCTGCTGCATGTACTCGCTCAAGCACGCCCACCAGATCATCGAGAAGATCCCCGGCGCGGTACCTTACATCTTCTACATGGACATCCGGTCCTTCGGGAAGATGTACGAGGAGTTCTACTACCGCATCCAGAATGAGGGTGCGAAGTTCATCCGCGGCAGGGTAGCAAACATCACCGAAGACCCGGTGACCAAGAACCTCCACGTCAACGCGGAGGACACGCTCCTCGGCCGGCCGATCGACATGGAAGTCGACATGGTCGTGCTCGCGGCAGCCATCGAGCCCGCCGCCGAGACCGAGAAGACGCGGAGACTCTTCGGCGTCTCCTGCTCGCAGGACGGCTGGCTCCTTGAGGCTCACCCGAAGTTGAACCCATGCGGCACCACCACTGCCGGCGTCTATCTTGCCGGTGTCTGCCAGGGACCGAAGGATATCCCGGACACGGTCGCCCAGGCGGAGGGTGCGGCATCCGCGGCATCCATCCCGATCCACAGGGGAGAGGTGGAGCTCGAGCCTTACTTTGCCGTGTGTCTCGAAGATAAGTGCGCCGGATGCGGACTGTGTGTCAACCAGTGCCCCTACAGCGCTCTCTCGCTCGTCGAGAAGGACGGCCGCACGGTCATGCAGGTCACCGAAGCCAAGTGCAAGGGCTGCGGCACCTGCGGCGGATTCTGCCCCGGCGGCGCAATCTGGATGCAGCACTTCGCAACCCCGCAGATCGTTGCACAGATCGATGCATTCCTCCTCGGAGGTGAACAGTAA
- the mmp11 gene encoding methanogenesis marker protein 11, whose translation MEKLSDPYTIRYPQIVAVADESGGLVELVEFFDCTGGAMWVKRHYAQSPLVRSVRTVGSTNRYLLSTGSADLALEGSVFPAGIAAVAVEEGEIAVTYRGLGGGGVGASVCRAGARGVVRCVSDPAGGGRLAGSTVWLPRLERVIVGIDDTDTPEEGATWTLAHNIARAVEDDRSRYLSHTIVQLYPVPYRTKNCVAIACEFATSDPEGLIRNYRDLLEEYTLSDETGMAVWRGFDPSPLEEFGCRVKRGEVSADDLAALDSEHLSVVMDGRGVIGAVAAIPFYTRYEEALALWNGSG comes from the coding sequence ATGGAGAAACTCTCTGATCCGTATACGATACGGTATCCTCAGATCGTGGCGGTGGCCGACGAGAGCGGCGGGCTTGTGGAACTCGTCGAGTTCTTCGACTGCACCGGCGGCGCGATGTGGGTGAAGCGGCACTACGCGCAGAGCCCGCTCGTCCGCTCCGTCCGCACGGTTGGGTCGACCAACCGCTACCTCCTCTCGACCGGGAGCGCCGACCTCGCGCTCGAGGGCTCGGTCTTTCCGGCGGGGATCGCCGCCGTCGCCGTCGAAGAGGGCGAGATTGCCGTCACCTACCGGGGGCTCGGCGGCGGAGGCGTGGGGGCGTCGGTCTGCCGTGCCGGGGCCCGCGGTGTCGTCCGCTGCGTGAGCGACCCGGCCGGCGGCGGGCGACTCGCGGGTTCAACCGTCTGGCTTCCCCGGCTTGAGCGGGTGATCGTCGGGATCGACGACACCGATACCCCCGAAGAGGGCGCCACCTGGACGCTCGCGCACAACATCGCCCGGGCCGTCGAGGACGACCGTTCGCGCTACCTCTCCCACACCATCGTTCAGCTCTATCCCGTTCCCTACCGGACCAAGAACTGCGTCGCCATCGCCTGCGAGTTCGCCACTTCCGATCCCGAGGGGCTGATCAGGAACTACCGCGATCTCCTCGAAGAGTACACCCTCTCGGACGAGACCGGGATGGCGGTCTGGCGGGGGTTCGACCCCTCGCCGCTCGAAGAATTCGGCTGCCGCGTGAAGCGGGGCGAGGTCTCCGCAGACGACCTTGCCGCCCTTGACTCCGAACATCTCTCCGTCGTCATGGACGGCCGGGGCGTGATCGGGGCGGTTGCGGCGATCCCGTTCTATACACGATACGAGGAGGCGCTGGCGCTATGGAATGGAAGCGGCTGA
- a CDS encoding tRNA(Ile)(2)-agmatinylcytidine synthase: MITLTPDEVRARFGRLFSMKFLAMVDQNAGLAEIREHCRARGTIEWDAANRVRAKGAVQSCHVEGTTMTMIARLGVSPANFGAAGQEIGGQALEGVEVVGDEVVTTWAGIAGAGVGVAACLPQAPGVIRAEYPTEDDLKIGGARVCRVRIVSPLYEKVTIGIDDTDTREEGATWVLALKCAEGCTIPGVEYLDMRLVQLNPAVPKKTTNCVGSALNFAVRPGKVDELLEYVRDFIEAEAVSNDTGIAVYRGIAFAEESPYLKRVKTELLTVDDAEAEAARMGVRFIDSTGRKGRIGALGAVLWGNKGVEAAGLYGETL, encoded by the coding sequence ATGATTACGCTCACACCCGATGAAGTCAGGGCCCGGTTCGGGCGGTTGTTCTCGATGAAGTTCCTCGCCATGGTCGACCAGAACGCCGGTCTCGCGGAGATCCGCGAGCACTGCCGGGCCCGGGGGACCATCGAGTGGGACGCGGCGAACCGGGTGCGGGCGAAGGGCGCGGTCCAGTCCTGCCACGTCGAGGGCACGACGATGACGATGATCGCCCGACTGGGCGTATCGCCGGCGAACTTCGGGGCTGCCGGCCAGGAGATCGGCGGGCAGGCGCTCGAGGGGGTCGAGGTCGTCGGGGACGAAGTGGTGACGACCTGGGCGGGCATCGCGGGGGCGGGCGTCGGCGTCGCCGCCTGCCTGCCGCAGGCGCCGGGCGTGATCCGGGCGGAGTATCCTACCGAGGACGATCTCAAGATCGGCGGCGCCCGGGTCTGCCGGGTGCGGATCGTATCGCCGCTGTACGAGAAGGTGACGATCGGGATCGACGACACCGACACCCGCGAGGAGGGTGCCACGTGGGTCCTCGCGCTCAAGTGCGCCGAGGGCTGCACGATCCCGGGGGTCGAGTACCTGGACATGCGCCTCGTGCAGCTCAATCCCGCGGTCCCGAAGAAGACCACCAACTGCGTCGGTTCGGCCCTGAACTTCGCTGTCCGTCCGGGAAAGGTGGACGAACTCCTCGAATACGTCCGCGACTTCATTGAAGCGGAAGCGGTCAGCAACGATACCGGCATCGCCGTCTACCGCGGGATTGCGTTTGCAGAAGAGTCCCCGTATCTCAAGCGGGTCAAGACCGAGCTCCTGACGGTCGACGACGCGGAGGCGGAGGCGGCACGGATGGGTGTCCGGTTCATCGACTCGACCGGGCGGAAGGGCCGAATCGGAGCGCTGGGTGCCGTTCTCTGGGGGAACAAGGGCGTTGAGGCGGCTGGACTGTATGGAGAAACTCTCTGA